A DNA window from Pseudodesulfovibrio thermohalotolerans contains the following coding sequences:
- a CDS encoding prephenate dehydrogenase, with the protein MATEIHNIAVVGANGQMGGRFSTDFAGLGLNVTSLDRGSSDEDVRAALDGCDLLLLSVPVTAMDAVLDRMLPMLAAPTILCDVGSVKIMPVKAMTARYEGPVVGTHPLFGPVVPDGFEPRVAVMPGRDRDADAAALVADLFTRCGYGCFASDPEEHDRAMAYIQGLNYTSTVAFLAAARDVESIRNYVTPSFRRRLDSAAKMLTQDMELFEIISEANPFLQEVSRKFMSYLSLAAGGDLDLLADRAQWWWRNEESY; encoded by the coding sequence ATGGCAACGGAAATACACAACATAGCCGTCGTGGGCGCGAACGGGCAGATGGGCGGCCGCTTCTCGACGGACTTCGCCGGACTCGGCCTGAACGTTACGAGCCTGGACCGGGGCTCCTCGGACGAAGACGTGCGCGCTGCCCTCGACGGATGCGACCTGCTCCTGCTCAGCGTGCCCGTCACGGCCATGGACGCCGTGCTCGACCGAATGCTGCCGATGCTTGCCGCGCCGACCATCCTCTGCGACGTGGGTTCCGTGAAAATCATGCCGGTGAAGGCCATGACGGCCCGGTACGAGGGGCCGGTGGTGGGCACCCACCCCCTGTTCGGCCCCGTGGTTCCCGACGGATTCGAGCCCAGAGTGGCGGTCATGCCCGGCCGCGACCGCGACGCGGACGCCGCGGCCCTGGTGGCCGACCTGTTCACCCGCTGCGGCTACGGCTGTTTCGCCTCCGACCCGGAGGAGCACGACCGGGCCATGGCCTACATCCAGGGCCTGAACTATACCTCCACCGTGGCCTTCCTGGCCGCGGCCCGGGATGTGGAGAGCATCCGCAATTACGTCACTCCATCCTTCCGGCGCAGACTTGACTCGGCCGCGAAAATGCTGACCCAGGACATGGAACTCTTCGAGATCATCTCCGAGGCCAACCCGTTTTTGCAGGAAGTAAGCCGCAAGTTCATGTCCTATCTCAGCCTGGCCGCCGGCGGCGATCTCGACCTGCTGGCCGATCGGGCCCAGTGGTGGTGGCGCAACGAAGAATCTTATTGA
- the aroA gene encoding 3-phosphoshikimate 1-carboxyvinyltransferase — protein sequence MTKDPIIVNAPASKSLSHRTLIAAALAKGVSEISSVLDSDDITRTRDCLTACGAAIEEKDGKLVVTGMEDGPKGANADGKHKDEEPRELFMHESGTTCRLMTAVAAAGKGVFRIHGAPRMHERPMAELTDALSNLGAKFDFEGEKGFLPFVMTAGGYRKKSVDITLEESSQYLSGLLLGAPMADHETTIAVTGDKAVSWPYVALTLRIMEDFKAGFAVEIKEDRAWKEVPWRSIKGVTPGQVRFIVKPTGYENTGYMVEGDWSNASYFLAAGTVGSRPVLLKGLAADSLQGDRAIMDILSQMGASIKVNFNGILVEPSRLRGIRVDMGRCPDLVPTVAAVAAFAATPTTIDNVAHLRLKETDRLAACAAELTRAGCEAEASDDSLTIRPGRPPRDSEVKFKTYNDHRMAMAMTLFELAGAKTTLDNPECVNKSFPGFFDEWKKIVG from the coding sequence ATGACCAAGGATCCGATCATCGTCAATGCTCCGGCCAGCAAGTCCCTCTCCCACCGCACCCTGATCGCCGCCGCCCTGGCCAAAGGCGTGTCCGAAATCAGCTCGGTCCTCGACTCCGACGACATTACCCGCACCCGCGACTGCCTGACCGCCTGCGGAGCCGCCATTGAGGAAAAGGACGGCAAGCTGGTTGTCACGGGCATGGAGGACGGCCCCAAGGGGGCCAACGCGGACGGCAAGCACAAGGACGAGGAGCCGCGTGAGCTGTTCATGCACGAGTCCGGGACCACCTGCCGTCTGATGACCGCCGTGGCCGCCGCTGGCAAGGGCGTCTTCCGGATTCACGGCGCGCCGCGTATGCACGAGCGCCCCATGGCCGAGCTGACCGACGCCCTGTCGAACCTGGGAGCCAAATTCGATTTCGAGGGGGAAAAGGGCTTCCTCCCCTTCGTCATGACCGCCGGGGGATACCGAAAAAAGAGCGTGGACATCACCCTTGAGGAAAGCAGCCAGTACCTGTCCGGCCTGCTCCTGGGCGCGCCCATGGCCGACCACGAGACGACCATCGCGGTGACCGGTGACAAGGCCGTGTCCTGGCCCTACGTCGCCCTGACCCTGCGGATCATGGAGGACTTCAAGGCAGGATTCGCCGTGGAGATCAAGGAAGACCGCGCCTGGAAGGAAGTGCCGTGGCGTTCGATCAAGGGCGTGACCCCCGGCCAGGTCCGCTTCATCGTCAAGCCGACCGGCTACGAGAACACCGGCTACATGGTCGAGGGAGACTGGTCCAACGCCAGCTATTTTCTCGCCGCCGGGACAGTGGGTTCGCGCCCGGTGCTCCTCAAAGGCTTGGCCGCCGACTCCCTTCAGGGCGATCGGGCGATCATGGACATCCTCAGCCAGATGGGAGCCTCCATCAAAGTCAATTTCAACGGCATCCTGGTGGAGCCGAGCAGACTGCGCGGCATAAGAGTCGACATGGGCCGCTGCCCCGACCTGGTTCCCACCGTGGCCGCCGTGGCCGCCTTCGCCGCCACGCCGACGACCATCGACAACGTGGCCCATCTCCGCCTCAAGGAGACGGACCGGCTGGCGGCCTGCGCCGCCGAGCTGACGCGCGCCGGTTGCGAGGCTGAGGCGTCCGACGATTCGCTCACCATCCGCCCGGGACGTCCGCCCCGCGACAGCGAAGTGAAGTTCAAGACCTACAACGACCATAGAATGGCCATGGCCATGACCCTGTTCGAACTGGCCGGAGCCAAAACCACGCTCGACAACCCCGAATGCGTCAACAAATCCTTCCCGGGCTTCTTCGACGAGTGGAAGAAGATCGTCGGCTAA
- the pheA gene encoding prephenate dehydratase, producing the protein MADTKDRNDIPDLGELRDSIDTLDKRIVDLLNQRAKLSLSVGRYKAAKGESIYKPFREQEVMDKIANSSPGPLPDKHLRTIYREIMSSSRHLQRPERVVYLGPEGTFSYFAAVEHMGSSASLTPKNNFEEIFRAVAEEGAELGVIPLENSIEGTVGQVVDLFMKYKVYIQAEVFSRISHCLISRAERVEDVEVIYSHPQPLGQCREWLHSHLRDVPTIPMESTAEAAEVVAGKKAAAVVGHRKLADMHAMNVLAESIEDLPDNWTRFIIIGAAPSQEDRRDKTSILFTTPNRPGALARVLTTLAHQGINVTKLESRPYRGEKWRYVFFADLACDLGGERYEDVLGDIRDQCLTLRVLGTYPTQEEIQ; encoded by the coding sequence ATGGCTGACACGAAAGACAGGAACGACATTCCCGATCTCGGGGAACTGCGGGATTCCATCGACACGCTGGACAAGCGGATCGTGGACCTGCTCAACCAGCGGGCCAAGCTGTCCCTGAGCGTCGGCCGCTACAAGGCGGCCAAGGGCGAATCCATATACAAGCCGTTCCGCGAGCAGGAGGTGATGGACAAGATCGCCAACTCCTCGCCCGGCCCGTTGCCGGACAAGCACCTGCGCACCATCTATCGCGAGATCATGAGCTCGTCGCGCCACCTCCAGCGGCCCGAACGGGTGGTCTATCTCGGCCCGGAAGGCACATTCTCCTATTTCGCGGCGGTCGAGCACATGGGTTCGTCCGCCTCCCTGACCCCCAAGAACAACTTTGAAGAGATCTTTCGGGCCGTGGCCGAGGAAGGGGCCGAGCTGGGAGTCATCCCGCTCGAAAACTCCATTGAGGGCACCGTGGGGCAGGTGGTGGACCTGTTCATGAAATACAAGGTCTACATCCAGGCCGAGGTCTTCAGCCGCATCAGCCATTGCCTCATCTCCCGGGCCGAGCGCGTCGAGGACGTCGAGGTCATCTACTCCCACCCGCAGCCCCTGGGCCAGTGCCGGGAATGGCTCCACTCCCACCTGCGCGACGTGCCGACCATCCCCATGGAATCCACGGCCGAAGCCGCCGAAGTGGTGGCAGGCAAAAAAGCCGCCGCCGTGGTCGGCCACCGCAAGCTGGCGGACATGCACGCCATGAACGTCCTGGCCGAATCCATCGAGGACCTGCCGGACAACTGGACCCGGTTCATCATCATCGGGGCGGCCCCATCCCAAGAGGACCGGCGCGACAAGACATCCATACTCTTCACCACGCCCAACCGACCGGGCGCGCTGGCCCGTGTGCTGACCACCCTGGCCCACCAGGGCATCAACGTAACCAAGCTCGAATCCCGTCCCTACCGGGGCGAGAAATGGCGATACGTCTTCTTCGCCGACCTGGCCTGCGATCTGGGCGGCGAAAGATACGAAGACGTGCTGGGCGACATCCGAGACCAATGCCTGACACTGCGCGTGCTGGGCACCTACCCCACTCAGGAGGAAATCCAATGA
- a CDS encoding 3-dehydroquinate synthase II family protein, translating into MKKIIFKSVPFDKTLVTLALESGVDAVMVEKDHAEAVRALGRVTVITPEDMPVVELTEKADEDATVKEIKAGKDVVLKKGWEIIPVENILAQVDSLALECESLDRAVLAAGILERGCDTIVVLPEGGADLKRIVAELKLSQGTMELQTATITAIEPTGLGHRVCVDTISMLKKGQGMLIGNSSAFSFLVHAETESNPYVAARPFRINAGAVHAYAQMPGDKTTYLEELAAGVDVLIVSADGTTSLATVGRVKVEVRPMLLITAETKTANGTKTGQVFLQNAETIRVVTDKGEPVSVVTLKVGDKILVRTDEAGRHFGMRIKEEIKEG; encoded by the coding sequence ATGAAAAAAATCATCTTCAAATCCGTTCCCTTCGACAAAACCCTGGTCACCCTGGCACTCGAATCCGGCGTTGACGCCGTCATGGTCGAAAAGGACCATGCAGAGGCCGTCAGGGCACTTGGCCGCGTCACCGTCATCACCCCCGAGGACATGCCCGTCGTCGAGCTGACCGAAAAGGCCGATGAAGACGCCACGGTCAAGGAGATCAAGGCGGGCAAGGACGTGGTTCTCAAAAAGGGATGGGAGATCATCCCCGTGGAAAACATCCTGGCCCAGGTCGATTCTCTGGCCCTGGAGTGCGAATCCCTGGACCGCGCCGTGCTCGCCGCCGGAATCCTCGAACGCGGCTGCGACACCATCGTGGTCCTGCCCGAAGGCGGAGCCGACCTGAAGCGAATCGTCGCCGAACTCAAACTCTCCCAGGGAACCATGGAACTGCAAACCGCCACAATCACGGCCATCGAGCCCACCGGTCTGGGCCATCGCGTCTGCGTGGACACCATCTCCATGCTGAAGAAAGGCCAGGGAATGCTCATCGGCAACTCCAGCGCCTTTTCCTTCCTCGTCCACGCCGAGACCGAATCCAACCCCTATGTGGCCGCTCGGCCTTTCCGGATCAATGCGGGCGCGGTTCACGCCTACGCCCAGATGCCCGGCGACAAGACCACCTACCTCGAAGAACTCGCGGCAGGCGTGGACGTGCTCATTGTGAGCGCGGACGGGACCACCTCGCTGGCAACCGTGGGCCGCGTCAAGGTCGAGGTCAGGCCCATGCTGCTCATCACCGCGGAGACCAAGACCGCGAACGGGACCAAAACCGGCCAGGTTTTCCTGCAAAACGCCGAGACCATCCGCGTGGTCACGGACAAGGGCGAACCCGTATCCGTCGTCACGCTCAAGGTCGGCGACAAGATCCTCGTCCGCACCGACGAGGCCGGACGCCACTTCGGTATGCGCATCAAGGAAGAGATCAAGGAAGGCTAG
- a CDS encoding 2-amino-3,7-dideoxy-D-threo-hept-6-ulosonate synthase, with product MHIGKAIRLERIFNRNTGRTIIVPMDHGVTVGPIDGLVDMREAVGKVVDGGANAVIEHKGLVRCGHRAEGKDIGLIVHLSASTSLSPFPNAKSLVASVEDAIRLGADAVSIHCNLGDETEAAMLNDFGKIASDASNWGIPLLAMVYARGPKVKNEYAPEIVAHCARVGTELGADVVKVNYTGDIDSFSRVCNACCIPVVIAGGPKLDSTEAFLQMVHDSLEAGGAGLSVGRNVFQHDNPTRLVEALNMVVHNDESVEAALNHLNA from the coding sequence ATGCACATCGGAAAAGCCATCAGGTTGGAGCGCATCTTCAACCGCAACACCGGCAGGACCATCATCGTCCCCATGGACCACGGCGTGACAGTCGGCCCCATCGACGGACTGGTCGACATGCGCGAGGCGGTAGGCAAGGTCGTCGACGGAGGGGCCAACGCCGTCATTGAGCACAAGGGCCTTGTCCGCTGCGGCCACCGCGCCGAAGGCAAGGACATCGGCCTCATCGTCCACCTCTCCGCCTCCACCTCCCTCTCTCCCTTCCCCAACGCAAAATCCCTGGTCGCCTCCGTGGAGGACGCCATCCGGCTCGGCGCGGACGCCGTGTCCATCCATTGCAACCTCGGCGATGAAACCGAAGCCGCCATGCTTAACGATTTCGGGAAAATAGCCTCCGACGCATCCAACTGGGGCATCCCGCTCCTGGCAATGGTCTACGCCCGAGGCCCGAAGGTGAAGAATGAATACGCCCCCGAGATCGTGGCCCACTGCGCCCGCGTGGGCACCGAACTGGGCGCGGACGTGGTCAAGGTCAATTACACCGGCGACATCGACTCGTTCTCCCGCGTGTGCAACGCCTGCTGCATCCCCGTGGTCATCGCGGGCGGCCCCAAGCTCGACAGCACCGAGGCGTTCCTCCAGATGGTGCATGACTCCCTGGAAGCCGGAGGCGCGGGCCTGTCCGTGGGACGCAACGTCTTCCAGCACGACAACCCCACCCGTCTGGTCGAGGCCCTGAACATGGTCGTGCACAACGACGAATCCGTCGAGGCCGCCCTCAACCACCTCAACGCATAG
- a CDS encoding ammonium transporter, whose amino-acid sequence MFSRKSPTHVSKRLAIGAAVLAAALAPSFAYAQDVELLTQSNANILWTLIAACLVMIMQAGFACVEAGFTRAKSAGNIMMKNFLDFAAGSIVFFLFGFAVMFGLDAGGFIGTSGYALSGVAEGDMMWTYTFWFFQSVFAATAATIVSGGMAERTKFGSYIVVSIVISGLIYPMSGHWAWGSLWLGDDGAGWLEALGFCDFAGSSVVHSVGGWIALAGALVLGPRIGKYSEDGKAKAIPGHNIPLAGLGVFILWFGWFGFNPGSTTTADDTIGLIAMNTSLAACGGTLGAMFISWLRYGKPDISMTMNGALAGLVGITAPCATVTPGPSIIIGLVAGVLVVMSIEFIDKVLKIDDPVGAASVHGVCGAWGTIACGLFNTDGGLFFGGGMGQLGVQLVGVGTFFVWAFGCGFILMSIVKAIFGIRVTKEEELKGLDIAEHGSESYNGFQLFSNE is encoded by the coding sequence ATGTTTTCGAGAAAGTCCCCGACCCATGTTTCCAAGAGGCTCGCCATCGGCGCGGCCGTATTGGCGGCAGCCCTGGCCCCTTCCTTTGCCTACGCTCAGGATGTGGAGCTGCTCACCCAGTCCAACGCCAACATCCTTTGGACGCTCATCGCCGCCTGTCTGGTCATGATTATGCAGGCCGGATTCGCCTGTGTCGAGGCCGGATTCACCCGGGCGAAGTCCGCTGGCAACATCATGATGAAGAACTTCCTGGACTTCGCGGCGGGGTCCATCGTCTTCTTCCTGTTCGGTTTCGCCGTCATGTTCGGCCTGGATGCGGGCGGGTTCATCGGAACCTCCGGCTACGCGCTGAGCGGCGTGGCCGAGGGCGACATGATGTGGACCTACACCTTCTGGTTCTTCCAGTCCGTGTTCGCCGCCACCGCCGCCACCATCGTTTCGGGCGGCATGGCCGAGCGCACCAAGTTCGGCAGCTACATCGTCGTGTCCATCGTCATCTCCGGCCTGATCTATCCCATGTCCGGCCACTGGGCGTGGGGTTCCCTGTGGTTGGGCGATGACGGCGCCGGTTGGCTGGAAGCTCTCGGCTTCTGCGACTTCGCCGGTTCCTCCGTTGTCCACTCCGTGGGCGGCTGGATAGCCCTGGCCGGAGCTCTGGTGCTCGGTCCGCGTATTGGCAAGTATTCCGAGGACGGAAAGGCCAAGGCCATCCCGGGCCACAACATCCCGTTGGCCGGTCTGGGCGTCTTCATCCTGTGGTTCGGCTGGTTCGGCTTCAACCCCGGTTCCACCACCACCGCCGACGACACCATCGGCCTGATCGCCATGAACACCTCTCTCGCGGCCTGCGGCGGCACCCTTGGAGCCATGTTCATCTCCTGGCTCCGCTACGGCAAGCCCGACATCTCCATGACCATGAACGGCGCGCTGGCAGGTCTGGTCGGCATCACCGCCCCCTGCGCCACCGTCACTCCCGGTCCTTCCATCATCATCGGCCTGGTGGCCGGCGTGCTGGTCGTCATGTCCATCGAGTTCATCGACAAGGTTCTCAAGATCGACGATCCGGTCGGCGCGGCTTCGGTCCACGGCGTCTGCGGCGCATGGGGCACCATCGCCTGCGGCCTGTTCAATACCGACGGCGGTTTGTTCTTCGGTGGCGGTATGGGGCAGCTCGGCGTGCAGCTTGTCGGCGTGGGCACCTTCTTCGTCTGGGCCTTTGGCTGCGGGTTTATCCTCATGAGCATCGTCAAGGCGATCTTCGGCATCCGCGTGACCAAGGAAGAGGAGCTTAAGGGGCTGGACATCGCGGAGCACGGCTCCGAGTCCTACAACGGCTTCCAGCTCTTCAGCAACGAGTAG
- a CDS encoding P-II family nitrogen regulator, with protein sequence MKLIIAYIRPEKLNDVKQALYAQEIYSLSVTNILGSGRQKGFTETYRGVQMEVNLLKKVRLEIGVNDDFEAKAVEAILSSGQTGTEGDGVIFVTELTKALRIRTGEDGIL encoded by the coding sequence ATGAAGCTCATCATTGCATACATCAGGCCCGAAAAGCTCAACGACGTGAAGCAGGCCCTGTACGCCCAGGAAATCTACTCCCTGTCCGTGACCAACATCCTCGGCTCCGGACGCCAGAAGGGATTCACCGAGACCTATCGCGGCGTGCAGATGGAAGTGAACCTGCTCAAGAAGGTCCGTCTTGAAATCGGCGTGAACGACGATTTCGAAGCAAAGGCCGTCGAAGCCATCCTGTCCTCCGGGCAGACCGGCACCGAAGGCGACGGCGTGATCTTCGTGACCGAACTGACCAAGGCCCTGCGTATCAGGACCGGTGAGGACGGCATCCTCTAG
- a CDS encoding EAL domain-containing protein, giving the protein MPDILEIIENRFLVTHFQPQVSLKRKAVVGLEALSRGFDPQSGDIIPPTLLFEQARDRASRLALDRACRTSAAESFAALLRRDKGLMLSMNIDASCINEETRGSCHLLNLVTRCGISPGNVIIEIIESRCEDIDALMAFVRFYRERGFLIALDDVGAGFSNLDRIPLLKPDVIKLDRTLVSAVDQQFHKLEVVRSFVQMSNRLGCLVLAEGVETAEEAMCLLSNGVDVFQGFYFARPAPGLDAVPGMASKVDALAERHREKRTQQIADAKRLYSSYDLTVLTMCQSLAETPAKGMASALSGFVETYDTVECLYVLDMRGNQISDTVCDQGRLKTCKRFLYEPAMAGADHSLKEYFLPIQAGLEKFTTRPYISLASGNLCITISHVFYHKSSGRHRILCVDMSREEESACGR; this is encoded by the coding sequence GTGCCCGACATACTAGAGATCATTGAAAATCGCTTCCTGGTCACGCATTTCCAGCCCCAGGTCTCCCTCAAGCGGAAGGCGGTTGTGGGACTGGAGGCGCTGAGCAGGGGGTTCGACCCCCAAAGCGGAGATATCATACCTCCTACCCTGCTGTTCGAGCAGGCCCGGGACAGGGCATCCCGGCTCGCCCTGGACCGGGCCTGCCGAACTAGCGCGGCGGAGTCCTTCGCGGCTCTCCTGCGAAGGGACAAGGGGCTGATGCTCTCCATGAACATCGACGCCTCCTGCATCAACGAGGAGACGCGCGGTTCCTGCCATCTGCTCAATCTGGTCACCCGCTGCGGCATCAGTCCCGGCAATGTGATTATCGAAATCATCGAGTCCCGGTGCGAGGACATCGACGCCCTCATGGCCTTTGTCCGATTTTACAGGGAGCGCGGCTTTCTTATCGCGCTGGATGATGTGGGGGCTGGGTTCTCCAACCTGGACCGCATTCCATTGCTCAAGCCGGATGTCATCAAGCTGGACCGCACGCTCGTAAGCGCGGTGGACCAGCAATTCCACAAGTTGGAAGTGGTCCGCAGTTTCGTTCAGATGTCCAATCGGCTCGGCTGCCTGGTTCTGGCCGAGGGGGTGGAGACCGCCGAAGAGGCAATGTGCCTGCTCTCCAACGGGGTGGACGTGTTCCAGGGATTCTATTTCGCCCGGCCCGCCCCGGGGCTGGACGCAGTGCCCGGCATGGCTTCCAAGGTCGATGCGCTGGCCGAGCGGCATCGGGAAAAACGCACCCAGCAGATAGCCGACGCAAAGCGGCTGTATTCCAGTTACGATCTGACCGTGCTGACCATGTGCCAGTCACTGGCTGAAACGCCCGCCAAGGGCATGGCGTCGGCTTTGTCCGGTTTCGTCGAGACCTACGACACCGTGGAGTGCCTGTACGTCCTCGACATGCGCGGCAACCAGATATCGGACACGGTCTGCGACCAGGGCCGACTCAAGACCTGCAAGCGGTTTCTGTACGAGCCCGCCATGGCGGGTGCGGATCATTCGCTCAAGGAATATTTTCTGCCCATCCAGGCAGGGCTGGAGAAGTTCACCACCCGTCCGTACATCTCCCTGGCCTCCGGCAACCTGTGCATCACCATTTCGCACGTCTTCTACCACAAGAGCAGCGGCAGGCACCGCATCCTTTGCGTGGACATGTCTCGCGAGGAAGAGTCCGCCTGCGGCCGGTAA